The genomic region AGGATTACAAAACCAACAAGCACGAATTGGAGCCGGAGCTAGCGAGTGAAATTCGCCGCCGCTGGGGAGATTATTGCCAGCGGTATGGGTATGAGTGATCTAACCAGGCCCAGGGGTTGCAACCCCTGGGCTTTTTTATCGTTAATGCTTCGCAATTCGCAACAACTCCGAGACGACGCACTTCGCATTTGGCAGGCGGGGTTGGATGCCGTGCGGAGCGAGAAGTTAATGCGCGAAAGGGTCCGGTTGGATGGGCGTATTTTGCTGCCGGGGCGGATTGATTTAGACCGTGTGCGGCGCATCGCTGTCGTTGGCGCTGGCAAAGCGGGGGCGGGAATGGCGGCGGCGCTGGAGGAGATTCTCGGGCCGAAGCTGATGGAAGAAAAGGAATTGGTTGGTTGGGTGAATGTGCCGGCGGACTGCGTGAAGCAACTCAATCACATTCACTTGCATGCGGCGCGGCCGGCGGGGGTGAATGAGCCGACGGCGGAGGGCGTGGCGGGGGCGGAAGAAATTTTGCGGATCGTTTCGGCACTGGGGCCGGACGATTTGTGCATCGCGCTCATCTCCGGCGGCGGATCGGCGCTGTTGCCGGCGCCTGTCAAAGGGATTTCGCTGGCCGATAAATTGGCGGTCACGCGATTTCTCAGCGCTGCCGGCGCGAACATCGCGGAACTCAACACCGTGCGCAAGCAGCTTAGCCGGATCAAAGGGGGCGGGTTAGCGAGGGCTTGCCGAGCTGGAAGACTGATCGCGCTCATTATCTCCGACATTCCCGGCGATCCGTTGGATTTGATCGCCTCGGGCCCCACGGTGCCAGATACTTCCACGCCGCAGGAGGCGCTGGCGATTTTGGAGAAGTTTGGGGCGCGCGAGGCAGGGGTGCCAGCCGGGGTGTGGGATGTGCTAAACCGCAAAGCGGATGGGGACCGAGATGTGGAAATTCAAACCAGCGAAGTGAAGAATTTCGTGATCGGCAATAATGCCAGGGCGGTGGAGGGGGGGGGGCGGGAAGCGGAACGGTTAGGATATACACCGACGTGCACATCGGCGCGAAAGCCGGAAGGGGCGGTGGAACCGATAGGGCGGCAGTTGGCCGACATGGCCGTTCACATGTTAGGGACGACCGGAACCAATTGCTTGATTAGCGGCGGCGAGGGGACAGTCAAACTTGTGCCGGAAGCGGAGCGCGGATTGGGTGGCCGCAATCAGCAGGCGGTGC from Pirellulales bacterium harbors:
- a CDS encoding DUF4147 domain-containing protein, producing the protein MLRNSQQLRDDALRIWQAGLDAVRSEKLMRERVRLDGRILLPGRIDLDRVRRIAVVGAGKAGAGMAAALEEILGPKLMEEKELVGWVNVPADCVKQLNHIHLHAARPAGVNEPTAEGVAGAEEILRIVSALGPDDLCIALISGGGSALLPAPVKGISLADKLAVTRFLSAAGANIAELNTVRKQLSRIKGGGLARACRAGRLIALIISDIPGDPLDLIASGPTVPDTSTPQEALAILEKFGAREAGVPAGVWDVLNRKADGDRDVEIQTSEVKNFVIGNNARAVEGGGREAERLGYTPTCTSARKPEGAVEPIGRQLADMAVHMLGTTGTNCLISGGEGTVKLVPEAERGLGGRNQQAVLAALVRLEEMKQMGAIGSGGIAILSGGTDGEDGPTDAAGALVDWQIIEAANRRGLNAADFLRRNDAYRFFEPLDALIKTGPTQTNVCDVRVVLVERALGKPSG